One window of Paludibacter propionicigenes WB4 genomic DNA carries:
- a CDS encoding DNA adenine methylase, translating to MEIPKTEGIKYAGSKLKLLPYIFEMVDELDNVETVLDGFSGSTRVSQAFAKLGYSTTANDISAWSEVFATCYLVSAQSNAFYQERIDYLNNIKGYDGWFTEHYGGATSDSKKPFQIKNTRKLDAIREEIEKMNLAWEDKCVLLTSLIYALDKVDNTMGHYVAYLSDWSARSYNDLKMQLPNRFLLSGQNKVIRDDVFNTVADHEYDLVYFDPPYGSNNEKMPPSRVRYAAYYHLWTTIIQHDKPQLFGKASRREDSRDNQVGSVFEEFRKNESGGFLAMEALRKLISETKTHYLLLSYSSGGRATKQQLLDIISEFGKLIDVKAIDYKKNVMSNMRSTNEWVSAIDKHHEYLFLMEKL from the coding sequence ATGGAAATCCCCAAAACCGAAGGTATAAAATACGCGGGTTCTAAGCTTAAACTTTTGCCCTATATTTTCGAAATGGTGGATGAACTTGATAATGTTGAAACTGTTTTGGATGGTTTCAGTGGATCAACCCGGGTTTCGCAGGCCTTTGCTAAATTAGGGTATTCAACCACTGCAAACGATATTTCTGCTTGGTCTGAAGTGTTTGCTACGTGTTATCTCGTTTCAGCTCAGTCAAATGCTTTCTATCAGGAACGTATTGACTATCTCAATAATATAAAGGGTTACGATGGATGGTTTACCGAGCATTATGGTGGAGCAACAAGCGATAGCAAAAAACCGTTTCAGATAAAGAATACGCGCAAACTGGATGCTATAAGAGAGGAAATTGAAAAAATGAATCTGGCGTGGGAAGATAAGTGCGTATTGCTTACCAGCTTGATTTATGCACTTGATAAAGTGGACAATACGATGGGGCATTATGTGGCGTATTTATCCGATTGGTCTGCGCGATCTTATAACGATTTGAAAATGCAATTGCCTAACCGATTCTTGTTAAGTGGACAAAATAAGGTAATTCGGGATGATGTTTTTAATACAGTTGCTGATCATGAGTATGATTTAGTGTATTTTGATCCGCCGTATGGTTCGAATAACGAAAAAATGCCTCCCAGCCGGGTGAGGTATGCGGCGTACTATCATTTGTGGACAACCATAATTCAACACGATAAGCCTCAGCTGTTTGGTAAAGCATCCAGAAGAGAGGATTCGCGTGATAATCAGGTTGGTTCGGTTTTTGAAGAGTTTAGAAAGAATGAATCGGGTGGCTTTTTGGCAATGGAAGCTTTGCGAAAGCTCATAAGTGAAACAAAAACACATTATTTACTGTTATCGTATAGCTCAGGAGGAAGAGCCACAAAACAACAATTGTTGGATATTATTTCTGAGTTTGGAAAACTTATTGATGTCAAAGCCATTGATTATAAGAAAAATGTGATGAGTAATATGCGATCCACTAACGAATGGGTAAGTGCGATTGATAAGCATCACGAATATCTTTTTTTGATGGAAAAATTGTAA
- the rseP gene encoding RIP metalloprotease RseP, whose protein sequence is MESFLIRALQLILSLSILVVLHEFGHFAFARLFKVRVEKFYMFFNPNFSLIRAKKINGKWSYKFFAKNVPANERPKVNAYGEPVLNAKGKPVMEQIPQSELPEGDWRKYPDNTEWGIGWLPLGGYCSIAGMVDETKDITQMASEPQPWEYRSRSVWQRLPIIVGGVLVNFVLAMVIYSAVLFTWGREYLPLKNAKYGLQFSQIMLDNGFKNGDKIVTVDGEPVEQRADVVEKLLVDGKQNIVVSRGDKLIDLQLPADFSQKVLKAQEVDFVAVRFPFVIDEVVKGSPAQKGGLQSGDSIVGINGKQLSIYQDIVSEMETSRNTHVDINYVRKGRLMSSNVQLTEDGKLGVSVQQKFADIQTKRTEYGFLASIPAGITFGVETLKSYIKQFKLVFTKEGSKQLGGFGSIGKLFPKMWDWQIFWQMTAFLSIILAFMNFLPIPGLDGGYVLYLIYEMITGKKPSDKFLEYAQTTGMFLLLALMIYVNGNDLFKAIFNK, encoded by the coding sequence ATGGAATCATTTCTAATCAGGGCTTTACAGCTAATCCTCAGTCTCTCGATTTTAGTAGTTTTACATGAATTTGGACACTTCGCTTTTGCGCGTTTGTTTAAAGTTCGCGTTGAAAAGTTTTATATGTTTTTCAACCCCAATTTTTCGTTGATTCGCGCAAAGAAAATTAATGGCAAATGGTCGTACAAGTTTTTCGCGAAGAATGTTCCGGCTAATGAGCGTCCGAAGGTAAATGCTTACGGAGAACCTGTTCTCAACGCAAAGGGAAAACCGGTGATGGAGCAGATTCCACAATCTGAATTACCTGAAGGTGACTGGCGTAAATATCCCGATAATACAGAATGGGGTATTGGTTGGCTTCCTCTTGGAGGGTACTGCTCAATAGCCGGAATGGTGGACGAAACCAAGGACATTACCCAAATGGCTTCGGAACCACAGCCTTGGGAATATCGTTCACGTTCTGTATGGCAACGTCTACCCATTATTGTAGGTGGAGTATTAGTGAATTTTGTGCTGGCAATGGTTATTTATTCGGCAGTTTTGTTTACTTGGGGACGTGAATATCTACCACTTAAGAATGCTAAATACGGATTACAGTTTTCTCAAATAATGCTTGACAATGGATTTAAAAACGGAGACAAAATTGTAACTGTAGATGGTGAACCCGTTGAGCAACGTGCCGATGTTGTAGAAAAATTGCTGGTAGATGGAAAGCAGAATATAGTAGTTTCTAGAGGCGATAAGTTGATTGATTTACAATTACCTGCTGATTTTTCTCAAAAAGTTTTAAAGGCTCAGGAAGTTGATTTCGTGGCTGTTCGATTTCCTTTTGTGATTGATGAAGTGGTAAAAGGTTCGCCAGCTCAAAAAGGCGGTCTGCAATCAGGTGACAGTATTGTTGGAATTAATGGAAAGCAATTGTCTATTTATCAGGATATAGTTAGTGAGATGGAAACGTCGCGCAATACTCATGTTGATATCAATTACGTTCGGAAAGGTCGCTTAATGAGCTCAAATGTTCAATTAACAGAAGATGGTAAACTCGGAGTTTCTGTACAGCAGAAATTTGCTGATATTCAGACTAAACGAACAGAATACGGTTTTCTCGCATCGATACCTGCTGGTATAACTTTCGGTGTTGAAACATTGAAGAGCTATATAAAGCAATTCAAGCTAGTGTTTACAAAAGAAGGTTCAAAACAATTAGGTGGATTTGGTTCTATCGGAAAGTTGTTCCCAAAAATGTGGGATTGGCAGATATTCTGGCAAATGACTGCATTTTTATCAATCATACTGGCATTTATGAACTTCTTGCCTATACCGGGTCTGGATGGGGGATATGTTCTGTATCTTATTTATGAGATGATTACGGGTAAGAAGCCAAGTGATAAATTTCTTGAATATGCTCAAACCACAGGTATGTTTTTATTGCTTGCGTTGATGATATACGTGAACGGGAATGATTTGTTTAAAGCCATTTTCAATAAATGA
- a CDS encoding arsenate reductase family protein — MKPIVLCYPKCGTCQKAEKWLKTNEIEYVYRPIKEENPNKDELKSWIAKSELPVAKFFNTSGLLYKEFNMKDKVKTLSEDELIDILSGNGMMVKRPILLVENTVLVGFKEEEWKQLFAK, encoded by the coding sequence ATGAAACCTATAGTACTTTGTTATCCTAAGTGTGGGACTTGTCAGAAAGCCGAAAAGTGGTTGAAAACAAACGAAATTGAGTATGTTTATCGCCCCATCAAAGAAGAAAACCCTAATAAGGATGAATTGAAATCTTGGATTGCAAAGAGTGAATTGCCTGTTGCTAAATTCTTTAATACGAGTGGATTGCTTTATAAAGAGTTCAATATGAAAGATAAAGTGAAGACTTTATCAGAAGATGAACTTATTGATATACTTTCCGGTAATGGAATGATGGTAAAACGTCCGATCTTGCTTGTTGAAAATACTGTTTTAGTTGGCTTTAAAGAAGAGGAATGGAAACAATTGTTTGCTAAATAA
- a CDS encoding radical SAM/SPASM domain-containing protein: MFQTANKVKRFSNLFRYLSADKIINWVKLQISYRLSFFGWQRLRNLSPSFISVEASNYCNLHCPECPVGIQKKQKSDKTTFDIDLYKKLVDELKPTLQHIILYFQGEPFLHRQLNELINYAHEARIYTSTSTNAQFINEETAKKIVLSGLDKLIISLDGVTQEAYQSYRVGGDLQKTLRGIEELVKWKKLLKSATPLLEIQFLVLKTNEHQIKEVKKLGKKLGVDRVRLKSAQLYDFENGNTLMTSKNKHSRYKKNKVGKYEIKGNQPNRCWRLWNGAVVNTKGDILPCCFDKESEYSFGNIRTAESFHSCWHNEKASDFRGKILQNRKQFEICRNCTS, from the coding sequence ATGTTTCAAACTGCAAATAAAGTAAAAAGATTTTCAAATCTTTTCAGATATTTATCAGCTGACAAAATTATTAATTGGGTAAAATTACAAATTTCATATCGTTTGTCATTCTTTGGATGGCAACGATTACGAAACCTGTCACCCAGTTTCATTTCGGTTGAGGCTTCAAACTACTGTAACCTTCACTGTCCGGAATGCCCAGTTGGAATTCAGAAAAAGCAAAAGTCGGATAAAACCACCTTTGATATTGATCTTTACAAAAAACTGGTAGATGAGCTAAAACCTACTCTCCAACACATAATTCTCTATTTTCAGGGAGAACCTTTCCTGCATCGTCAACTTAACGAGTTAATAAACTACGCACATGAAGCACGAATTTATACGAGCACATCAACGAATGCTCAATTTATAAACGAAGAAACAGCTAAAAAAATTGTCCTGTCAGGTTTGGATAAACTTATTATTTCGTTGGATGGGGTTACACAAGAAGCATACCAAAGTTACCGTGTTGGCGGAGATTTACAAAAAACACTTCGTGGAATTGAAGAACTTGTAAAATGGAAAAAGCTTTTGAAGTCGGCAACTCCTTTGTTGGAAATTCAATTTTTGGTATTAAAAACTAATGAACATCAAATTAAAGAGGTAAAAAAACTAGGCAAAAAACTAGGAGTAGACAGAGTAAGGCTCAAAAGTGCACAATTATATGATTTTGAGAATGGTAACACTTTAATGACAAGCAAAAACAAACACTCCCGCTATAAAAAAAACAAGGTTGGAAAATACGAAATAAAAGGCAATCAACCCAATCGCTGCTGGAGGCTCTGGAACGGAGCAGTAGTCAACACAAAAGGGGATATTTTGCCTTGCTGTTTTGATAAAGAATCTGAATATTCATTCGGTAACATCCGCACAGCTGAATCATTTCATAGTTGTTGGCATAATGAAAAAGCTTCCGATTTCAGAGGAAAAATCCTCCAAAACCGAAAGCAATTCGAAATATGCAGAAACTGTACATCGTAA
- a CDS encoding tetratricopeptide repeat protein has translation MRKQLFFAVSMVLALFFSSCTKDMTALDPSLFKCNPNPLEVKGGKVDATVTGTFPVKYFTKKATVTVTPVLKFEGKEVKGTPVTFQGEKVVGNNQTISYKLGGTYTLKASFNYVPEMAKSELYLEFNVVTKKKTYQIPSVKVADGVVATSQLVSTKASELTPVIIADKFQRVIQQMQEADIMFLIQQSKLRKTETSSADVVALTKKIKEVSDSQNQKVSAFEISGYASPDGGMKLNTNLAEKREAVTAEFLNKELKKLKASVKIDSKFTAEDWAGFQALLEKSNIQDKQVILRVLTMYTDPEQREREIKNLSVAFKSIAEEILPKLRRSRLNLTVDVTGKSDAEITKLASEDPSKLSVDELLYAATLTNDLAAKAAIYQKVTEVYPTDARGFNNLGVVKYQQGNVEDASRYFAKALALDSKSADVNYNSALTSLAKGDLTAAEESFGKAAGTSGNISQGLGTIYTIKGDYAKAKTYYGSVASNNAALLQILNADYSAARNTLSAVAKPNATTAYLGAVIGARTNDRDAVYSNLKNAVKLDSSYALKAAKDIEFSKFATDETFLSILK, from the coding sequence ATGAGAAAGCAATTATTTTTCGCGGTTTCGATGGTGCTTGCGTTATTCTTTAGCTCATGTACTAAAGACATGACCGCTTTAGATCCTAGCTTGTTTAAATGTAATCCTAACCCGCTTGAGGTAAAAGGTGGTAAAGTTGATGCTACAGTTACCGGAACTTTTCCAGTTAAGTATTTTACAAAAAAAGCAACAGTTACTGTAACTCCAGTCTTGAAATTCGAAGGCAAGGAAGTTAAAGGAACACCGGTTACTTTTCAAGGTGAAAAAGTTGTTGGAAATAATCAAACTATTTCTTACAAATTAGGTGGAACTTATACTTTGAAAGCTTCTTTCAATTATGTTCCAGAAATGGCTAAATCTGAACTGTATCTTGAATTTAATGTGGTTACAAAGAAGAAAACCTATCAAATTCCAAGTGTAAAAGTTGCAGACGGAGTTGTTGCTACTTCTCAATTAGTTTCTACAAAAGCATCTGAATTAACTCCGGTGATTATTGCCGACAAATTCCAACGTGTTATTCAACAAATGCAGGAAGCAGACATTATGTTCTTGATTCAACAATCAAAACTTCGTAAGACTGAAACCAGTTCTGCAGATGTAGTTGCGTTGACTAAAAAAATTAAAGAAGTTTCCGATTCTCAAAACCAAAAAGTATCTGCTTTTGAAATCTCTGGTTATGCTTCTCCTGATGGTGGCATGAAATTGAATACTAATCTTGCTGAAAAACGTGAAGCTGTTACTGCTGAATTCTTGAACAAAGAATTGAAGAAGTTGAAAGCCAGCGTGAAAATTGACTCTAAATTCACAGCTGAAGACTGGGCTGGTTTCCAAGCATTGTTGGAAAAATCTAACATTCAGGACAAACAGGTAATTTTACGCGTTTTGACAATGTACACAGATCCTGAACAACGCGAACGTGAAATTAAAAACCTTTCAGTTGCATTTAAATCTATTGCAGAAGAAATTCTTCCTAAATTACGTCGTTCTCGTTTGAATTTGACTGTAGATGTAACAGGTAAATCTGATGCTGAAATTACTAAATTGGCTTCTGAAGATCCTTCAAAACTTTCTGTAGATGAATTGCTTTATGCAGCAACTCTTACTAACGACTTAGCTGCAAAAGCTGCTATTTATCAAAAAGTGACTGAAGTTTATCCTACAGATGCTCGCGGTTTCAATAATTTGGGTGTAGTTAAATATCAACAAGGTAATGTTGAAGATGCTTCTCGTTACTTTGCAAAAGCATTAGCACTTGATTCTAAATCAGCTGATGTAAATTATAACTCTGCTCTTACTTCTTTAGCTAAAGGTGATTTGACTGCTGCTGAAGAATCATTTGGTAAAGCAGCCGGAACTTCTGGTAACATCAGCCAGGGCTTGGGTACTATCTATACTATCAAGGGTGACTATGCAAAAGCTAAAACATATTATGGATCAGTAGCTTCAAATAATGCTGCTTTGTTACAGATATTGAATGCTGATTATAGTGCTGCTCGTAATACGTTGTCTGCTGTGGCTAAACCAAATGCAACTACAGCTTACTTAGGTGCTGTAATTGGTGCCCGCACTAACGATCGTGATGCAGTTTATAGCAATCTTAAAAATGCTGTGAAACTTGATAGCTCTTATGCATTGAAAGCTGCTAAAGATATTGAGTTTTCTAAATTTGCTACTGACGAAACTTTCCTTTCTATATTGAAGTAA
- the rsfS gene encoding ribosome silencing factor, which translates to MIENEQIVNKIVEGIQERKGKNIVIVNLTKLQEAPCCYFVICEGDSNTQVNAIAHSIKDWVREQINVKPFAIDGFENSEWIAMDYGQIIVHVFQRPTRAFYDIEHLWSDADLKKLEDVL; encoded by the coding sequence ATGATTGAAAACGAACAAATTGTAAATAAGATTGTTGAAGGAATACAAGAACGCAAAGGAAAAAATATAGTAATAGTTAATCTCACAAAACTGCAGGAAGCACCCTGCTGTTATTTTGTAATATGTGAAGGTGATTCGAATACTCAAGTCAATGCAATAGCTCATTCAATAAAAGACTGGGTGCGTGAACAGATAAATGTAAAGCCCTTTGCTATAGATGGATTCGAGAATAGTGAGTGGATTGCAATGGATTACGGACAAATTATAGTTCATGTTTTTCAACGTCCTACCAGAGCATTCTATGATATTGAGCATTTATGGTCAGATGCTGATTTGAAAAAATTGGAGGATGTTCTTTAA